One Salvelinus fontinalis isolate EN_2023a chromosome 11, ASM2944872v1, whole genome shotgun sequence DNA window includes the following coding sequences:
- the LOC129865378 gene encoding leiomodin-2-like produces MNSFGYRRELSKYEDVDEDELLASLSPEELAELEMELADIDPDANVPIGLRQRDQTEKTPTGTFSRDSLLKYWEKETKRILEDERGEASSPKQDDDDDAEKSEEECVTESNSEAEEKDDENKKENEDYEKEEEEEEEEEESEEEEAETEDEEDEEDDKEEPEEKRPKAATPKDSGPPSPLSVVISSPSLLRPPRVEPMRLTPPPPPLDPNADGNPIVVDEALERVLNNDPELKEINLNNIEDISQDTLIQFAEALRSNTHVRVFSLANTHADDPVALAIAKTLCENTSIISLNIESNYVTGKGVLAMVQALPSNSTLTELRFHNQRHMCGGQVEMEMVKVLRENHTLIKLGYQFHLPGPRMSMTGILTRNMDRQRQKRLQDQRQNQQAGPEGAVNPRTTALLKATPGSSPYGSPQVSPWQSPKLPKKQTPPAPPPPPPPPPPPPPLPCQPPAEKKKPTRKIAEVIRLHEEVVKKRGKGKGKKGKKGLKETNSILKELKNALRPVAENREQEYSRPPTPLRSSHDQLMDSIRNATVRSLRKVEVPQRKFVFVPDEETS; encoded by the exons ATGAACAGTTTTGGTTACCGTCGGGAGTTGAGTAAGTATGAGGATGTGGATGAGGATGAACTACTGGCTTCTCTCAGCCCAGAGGAGCTAGCAGAGCTGGAGATGGAGCTGGCAGACATAGACCCTGATGCCAACGTGCCCATcggcctgagacagagagaccagacggAGAAGACCCCCACTGGCACCTTCAGTAGAGACTCTCTGTTGAAGTACTGGGAGAAGGAGACCAAGAGGATactggaggatgagagaggggaagCCAGCAGCCCCAAACAG gatgacgatgatgatgccGAAAAGAGTGAGGAAGAATGCGTGACAGAAAGCAACAGCGAAGCAGAGGAGAAGGATGACGAGAACAAGAAAGAAAATGAAGATTATgaaaaggaagaggaggaagaagaagaggaggaggagagtgaggaagaggaagctgaaacagaggatgaggaggatgaagaggatgaTAAAGAGGAGCCAGAAGAGAAGAGGCCTAAAGCAGCGACCCCAAAGGATTCTGGTCCTCCATCACCGCTGTCAGTCGTcatctcctcccctagcctcctgaGACCCCCAAGGGTGGAGCCTATGAGACTAACCCCGCCCCCACCTCCACTTGACCCCAACGCCGACGGTAACCCAATAGTTGTAGACGAGGCCCTGGAAAGAGTCCTTAATAACGACCCTGAGCTCAAAGAGATCAACCTCAACAACATCGAGGACATCTCACAGGACACTCTAATCCAGTTTGCTGAGGCACTGCGCTCCAACACACATGTGCGTGTCTTTAGCCTGGCCAACACGCATGCTGACGACCCCGTGGCGCTGGCCATTGCCAAGACGCTGTGCGAAAACACCTCCATCATCAGCCTGAACATCGAGTCCAACTATGTGACAGGGAAAGGGGTTCTGGCCATGGTCCAGGCTCTGCCTAGCAATAGCACCCTGACTGAGCTACGCTTCCATAACCAGAGACACATGTGTGGAGGACAG gtggagatggagatggtgAAGGTTCTAAGGGAGAACCACACCCTGATCAAGCTGGGTTACCAGTTCCACCTGCCAGGCCCCCGGATGAGCATGACAGGCATCCTGACCCGTAACATGGACCGTCAGAGACAGAAACGCCTGCAGGACCAGAGACAGAACCAGCAGGCGGGGCCAGAGGGGGCCGTTAACCCCCGTACGACCGCTCTGTTGAAGGCCACTCCGGGTTCTTCGCCCTATGGTTCCCCTCAGGTGTCTCCTTGGCAATCCCCCAAACTCCCCAAGAAACAGACCCCTCCTGCTCCCCcgccacctcctccacctcctcccccaccccctccacTGCCCTGCCAGCCCCCGGCAGAGAAGAAGAAGCCGACTAGGAAGATAGCGGAGGTGATCCGGCTCCACGAGGAGGTCGTTAAGAAGCGAGGGAAAGGGAAGGGGAAGAAGGGGAAGAAAGGATTGAAAGAGACCAACAGTATCTTGAAGGAGCTGAAGAACGCTCTGCGGCCAGtggcagagaacagagaacaggagtACAGCAGGCCACCCACTCCACTGCGCTCCTCACACGACCAGCTCATGGACTCCATCCGCAACGCTACTGTTCGCTCCCTCAGAAAg GTGGAAGTTCCACAGAGGAAGTTTGTCTTTGTCCCTGATGAAGAGACTAGCTGA